In Aquiflexum balticum DSM 16537, a single genomic region encodes these proteins:
- a CDS encoding MFS transporter, which translates to MNENINKSALFNGSCFALITTAFTFAIRAGILPQLGQEFGLSAEQLGFINSMWFLGFPISMIIGGLVYHSFGPANIMRVAFVAHTLGIILTIYAGGYVTLLISTLFIGFGNGCTEAACNPMIADMYSGVKMNKMLNRFHMWFPGGILLGALISKFMTDAGGFLASWQTQMWVLMIPTVIYAVLFFGKTFPKPIVEGVTSLKNNFKAMFSPIFIFLFVCMSLTAISEFGPNQWVVFILGSSGADPMLIMALTFGVMAFGRYFAGPVVERLGQTGVLLFGAILTAIGIYMFSTVTGPISYFAAFIFGIGICYFWPVMIGATAQRVPLSGAIGMSVIGGVGMFANSIFNPITGRWIDSARESNVAAGLSGDALELATGQDTLEKMLLFPLILIVLFTIFFFWQKNNKSTEAVPTAH; encoded by the coding sequence ATGAATGAAAATATCAATAAAAGTGCACTGTTTAATGGTAGTTGCTTTGCACTGATTACTACTGCATTCACCTTTGCTATTAGAGCCGGAATATTGCCCCAACTTGGTCAAGAATTCGGTCTTTCTGCTGAACAACTAGGATTTATTAACTCCATGTGGTTCCTGGGATTTCCGATTTCAATGATCATCGGAGGACTTGTTTACCATTCATTTGGTCCTGCCAACATTATGAGAGTGGCTTTTGTAGCGCATACTTTAGGAATTATACTTACCATCTATGCAGGTGGATATGTAACTCTTCTGATTTCCACACTCTTCATTGGTTTTGGTAACGGATGTACAGAAGCCGCTTGTAATCCGATGATTGCTGATATGTACTCCGGAGTGAAGATGAACAAGATGCTCAATAGATTCCATATGTGGTTTCCTGGAGGTATTCTCCTTGGAGCGTTGATTTCCAAATTCATGACCGATGCAGGTGGATTTTTGGCAAGCTGGCAAACCCAAATGTGGGTTTTGATGATCCCTACAGTTATTTATGCAGTGTTGTTTTTTGGCAAAACTTTTCCAAAACCAATCGTGGAAGGCGTCACTTCGCTTAAAAACAACTTCAAGGCTATGTTTAGCCCCATATTCATATTTTTATTTGTATGTATGTCACTAACAGCAATCTCGGAATTTGGTCCAAATCAATGGGTAGTGTTCATTTTGGGTAGTAGTGGTGCAGATCCTATGTTAATCATGGCTTTGACATTTGGCGTGATGGCATTTGGAAGATACTTTGCTGGTCCGGTAGTTGAAAGGTTAGGCCAAACTGGAGTTTTATTGTTTGGCGCAATATTGACTGCAATCGGAATTTATATGTTCAGTACTGTTACAGGACCCATATCTTATTTTGCAGCCTTTATATTTGGAATAGGAATCTGCTACTTTTGGCCCGTGATGATTGGGGCTACCGCCCAAAGAGTTCCACTAAGCGGCGCAATAGGTATGTCCGTAATTGGTGGAGTAGGCATGTTTGCCAATTCCATTTTCAATCCGATTACAGGGAGGTGGATTGATAGTGCCAGAGAATCAAATGTAGCAGCCGGACTCTCAGGAGACGCCTTGGAATTAGCAACAGGTCAAGATACGCTTGAAAAGATGTTGCTTTTCCCTTTAATCCTTATCGTCCTATTCACTATATTTTTCTTTTGGCAAAAAAACAACAAATCAACAGAAGCAGTACCAACTGCACATTAA
- a CDS encoding glycoside hydrolase family 140 protein, which produces MAKKQQINRSSTNCTLIIKGSFRAAFFLPIPMKGIFQTLTLLLVPALLMGQVPIQGPIKISENKRFFTQHDGSPFFWMADTAWELFHRTNREEADYYLTIRAKQGFNVVQAVALAEIDGLNDPNSYGEVPFQNVESLSFNQKYWEHVDYIIDLAAEKGIHIALLPTWGDKLFKDSWGVGPEIFSKENAEQFGELIGARYADKKNLIWVLGGDRNPRKDFEDVEIWNRMAKGIKSHSNKNNPILMTFHPQPNRPGGSSTWFHQEKWLDFNMHQTGHCPNQPTYRIISHDYGLNPTKPTLDGEPLYEEHPNCFNAKELGYSNPDDIRRIMYWNVFAGGAGQTYGCHAVWQMYTLDKKPINGPLKPWQKSLELPMANQVKHLKNLMLSKSYFNRIPDFGLVKSKQEDDEHFVIGTRDTAGTYAMIYFPSGRETELDFSILVNNKIKAEWFDPRTGVKFPYTGNELTKGKNRVLPPSQGKGNDWVLIVN; this is translated from the coding sequence TTGGCAAAAAAACAACAAATCAACAGAAGCAGTACCAACTGCACATTAATTATTAAAGGCAGCTTTAGGGCTGCCTTTTTTCTTCCCATTCCCATGAAAGGAATTTTCCAAACTCTGACGTTGCTGCTAGTACCGGCGCTATTGATGGGGCAAGTCCCGATCCAAGGTCCCATTAAGATTTCTGAAAATAAGAGGTTTTTTACCCAGCATGATGGTAGTCCGTTTTTCTGGATGGCAGATACTGCTTGGGAGTTATTCCATAGAACAAATAGAGAAGAAGCGGATTACTATTTGACTATAAGGGCCAAGCAAGGATTCAATGTGGTACAAGCTGTAGCTTTGGCGGAAATTGACGGGCTTAATGATCCAAATTCATATGGAGAAGTCCCATTTCAAAATGTAGAGTCCTTATCATTTAATCAAAAGTATTGGGAGCATGTTGATTACATCATTGATTTAGCTGCTGAAAAGGGAATCCACATTGCTCTGTTACCTACATGGGGAGATAAACTTTTTAAAGATTCATGGGGAGTTGGTCCTGAAATATTTTCTAAGGAAAATGCAGAGCAATTCGGGGAATTGATCGGTGCAAGGTATGCAGACAAAAAAAATCTGATTTGGGTTTTAGGTGGAGACCGTAATCCAAGAAAGGATTTCGAAGATGTCGAAATTTGGAACCGAATGGCAAAAGGAATAAAGTCCCACTCCAATAAGAATAATCCAATACTGATGACTTTTCATCCCCAGCCAAACCGACCTGGAGGATCGTCAACTTGGTTTCATCAAGAAAAATGGTTGGATTTCAATATGCACCAAACAGGTCATTGTCCAAACCAACCCACATACAGGATTATCAGTCATGATTATGGGTTGAATCCCACGAAGCCTACACTTGATGGAGAACCCCTATATGAAGAACATCCCAACTGTTTCAATGCAAAAGAACTGGGATATAGCAACCCCGATGATATCAGAAGGATTATGTACTGGAATGTTTTTGCAGGAGGTGCTGGGCAAACGTATGGTTGCCATGCTGTCTGGCAAATGTATACTTTGGATAAAAAGCCGATCAATGGACCATTGAAACCTTGGCAGAAATCCTTGGAACTGCCCATGGCCAATCAGGTCAAGCACCTGAAGAACCTGATGCTGTCTAAATCTTATTTCAATAGAATTCCTGATTTTGGCCTGGTAAAAAGCAAACAGGAGGATGATGAACATTTTGTAATTGGGACAAGAGATACTGCAGGAACCTATGCCATGATTTATTTTCCATCAGGGAGAGAAACAGAGCTAGACTTTTCAATATTGGTTAACAATAAAATAAAAGCAGAATGGTTTGACCCAAGGACAGGTGTGAAATTTCCTTATACAGGAAATGAACTGACCAAAGGAAAAAACAGGGTATTACCTCCTTCTCAGGGAAAAGGGAATGACTGGGTTTTGATTGTTAATTAG
- a CDS encoding alpha/beta hydrolase — protein sequence MKIYKRYLLCAILLLASFSCSFKGVHRSKEITYLENGFLGNLPEKQLNVFAPKKANGSNPVLLFIHGGSWDSGNKDIYNFLGSRLARKGIVAVIIDYPLSPDYQVHDMAKASAQAVNWVNENINTYGGDPERIFVSGHSAGGHLASLISVRDEYFDTLGVENPTKGTVLIDAAGLDMYWFLKEMNYAPGTEYLWAFTDDPQVWKDTSPIYYLDKKDPPMLIMMGGRTLPGIEKTTERFLEEYKKIEPEPNFHLQKRKKHKPMIVQFIYSPNKVYKWIGEFMEIK from the coding sequence ATGAAAATTTACAAACGCTATCTTCTTTGTGCTATTCTTTTGCTGGCTTCTTTTTCCTGTTCTTTCAAGGGAGTTCATCGGAGTAAGGAAATCACCTACTTGGAAAATGGATTTTTGGGAAATCTCCCTGAAAAGCAGTTAAATGTTTTTGCCCCAAAAAAAGCCAATGGAAGCAATCCGGTCTTGCTTTTTATTCATGGCGGTAGTTGGGATTCGGGTAATAAGGATATCTACAACTTTCTCGGGTCAAGATTGGCAAGAAAGGGAATCGTAGCCGTTATCATCGATTATCCCCTCAGTCCCGATTATCAGGTTCACGATATGGCAAAAGCATCGGCGCAGGCTGTTAATTGGGTAAATGAAAACATCAACACTTATGGAGGAGACCCTGAAAGGATCTTCGTCTCAGGGCATTCTGCGGGCGGGCACTTGGCGAGTTTGATTTCTGTGCGGGATGAATATTTTGATACCTTAGGTGTGGAAAATCCCACTAAGGGAACCGTCCTGATAGATGCGGCAGGTTTGGATATGTATTGGTTTTTGAAGGAAATGAATTATGCTCCTGGGACAGAATACCTCTGGGCATTTACAGATGATCCTCAGGTATGGAAAGATACTTCCCCCATTTATTATTTGGATAAAAAAGACCCTCCTATGCTGATCATGATGGGAGGTAGAACGCTTCCTGGAATAGAAAAGACTACGGAAAGGTTTTTGGAGGAATATAAAAAAATAGAACCTGAGCCTAATTTTCATCTTCAAAAAAGGAAGAAGCACAAACCCATGATCGTACAGTTTATCTACAGCCCAAACAAGGTCTATAAATGGATCGGGGAGTTTATGGAGATTAAGTGA
- a CDS encoding REP-associated tyrosine transposase codes for MSRKYKIRDQDKLYFVTFSIIEWIDLFTRRIYRDILLDSIRYCQKNKGLDLCAYCIMSSHAHFIVGRNGEHPMEGIIRDIKKFTSVKIIEEIQMNPKESRKDFLLWHFGKAGRFNPNNQNYQVWQQHSHPIELNTNDKLSRCLNYIHQNPVEAGIVLSPEEYLYSSAANYAGLPDKLVEVILVE; via the coding sequence ATGAGTCGAAAATACAAAATCAGAGACCAGGACAAGCTCTACTTTGTCACCTTCTCCATCATTGAATGGATTGATTTGTTCACCAGAAGGATATATAGAGACATATTGTTAGACTCTATCAGATATTGTCAGAAAAATAAGGGTTTAGATCTATGCGCTTATTGCATCATGTCCAGTCATGCACATTTTATAGTGGGCAGAAATGGGGAGCATCCCATGGAGGGGATTATCAGAGACATTAAGAAATTCACTTCTGTCAAGATAATTGAAGAAATTCAGATGAATCCTAAAGAAAGTAGGAAAGATTTTTTACTCTGGCATTTTGGAAAAGCAGGAAGATTTAATCCCAACAACCAAAATTATCAGGTTTGGCAGCAGCATAGCCATCCCATTGAATTAAATACCAATGATAAGCTCTCCCGATGTCTGAATTACATCCATCAAAATCCTGTGGAAGCCGGTATCGTGCTGTCTCCTGAAGAATACCTCTACAGCAGTGCTGCGAATTATGCAGGGTTGCCGGATAAATTGGTGGAGGTGATTTTGGTGGAGTAG
- a CDS encoding DNA polymerase III subunit alpha, protein MFINCHSFYSFKYGTMSVEALVAEAKGKKLDSLALTDINSVAGVFPFIREAQKNGIHPVIGIDFRNGVKQQYIGLAKNQEGFYELNRHLSSYRIKGIPFGDRAPAFQNSFIIYPLPPKFFALRENELIGVHPYQLNRIVKSPWFRYKDKLVLLQPASFSSKLEFNAHRLLRAIDGNTLLSKLEVEEQGEISDMLYSYADMVARCEGHSYLLYNAQKLLEACQFSFYFQAVKNKRDILGSDWEDYDYLRQETFKGALNRYPDLSAEISTRIEKELELIQQKGFVSYFLINYDIVNYAHSKNFYHVGRGSGANSIVAYCLYITDVDPIELDLYFERFINLYRENPPDFDIDFSWTDRDEVVKYIFGKYNKGEQEHVALLGSYSTFQSNSMLRELGKVFGLPKTEIESLIFHVGKSDYVPDQYGKLILKYSQVLHGMPSHLTIHACGVLISHKPIHYYTSTEMPPKGFPLAHIDMHTAEEIGLHKFDILSQRGLGHIKTAIEIIYQNQGVKVDIRQVEKFKKDPKIKEHLREGHTIGAFYVESPAMRMLLAKMKADEYLELVAASSIIRPGVARSGMMREYILRHVDPERRKQAHPVMMDIMPETYGIMVYQEDVIKVAHYFAELSLSEADVLRRGMSGKSRSKDEFQRVKDQFFANCNRLGRDPRITAEVWHQIESFAGYSFAKGHSASFAVESYQSLYLKAYFPLEFMVGVINNFGGFYHTEFYVHELRMNGADIQAPHINESDYLTNIKGKTVYLGFIHLKYLEKATTEKILSERRVNGLFAGLSDFIARVDISLEQVLILIRIACFRFTGKSKQELLWEAHFILNKRKAVATGNELFRQAGFRELKVPELEESDVRQEIVDQIDILEFPLDSPFHLVKDQTIPSIKAKELRQYLGKTVQIIGYLVTIKYTRTVKGDVMNFGTFIDREGDWIDTVHFPPVVKKHPFKGRGIYLIKGKITQEFDFYSVEVSSCERMEYWNAGEG, encoded by the coding sequence ATGTTCATCAACTGCCATTCCTTTTACAGTTTCAAATACGGCACCATGTCCGTGGAAGCTCTGGTCGCCGAAGCTAAGGGTAAAAAACTCGATTCCCTTGCCCTGACTGACATCAATTCGGTGGCAGGAGTATTTCCCTTTATCCGTGAAGCACAGAAGAATGGAATACACCCCGTCATCGGCATAGACTTCCGCAATGGGGTCAAACAACAATATATCGGCCTGGCCAAAAATCAGGAAGGTTTTTATGAACTCAACCGACATCTCTCAAGCTACCGCATCAAGGGGATTCCTTTTGGGGACAGAGCTCCGGCATTCCAGAATAGCTTTATCATCTACCCTTTGCCTCCTAAGTTTTTTGCCCTCCGTGAAAATGAGCTCATTGGTGTACATCCCTATCAGCTTAACCGAATCGTCAAGTCCCCTTGGTTCAGGTATAAGGACAAACTGGTATTGTTACAGCCCGCATCCTTTTCCTCCAAACTGGAATTCAATGCCCACCGTTTGCTGCGGGCCATTGATGGAAATACACTGCTCAGCAAACTTGAAGTGGAAGAACAGGGAGAAATCAGTGATATGCTGTACAGCTATGCGGACATGGTCGCCCGCTGTGAGGGGCATAGTTACCTGTTGTACAATGCTCAAAAACTCTTGGAAGCCTGTCAGTTTTCTTTCTATTTCCAGGCTGTCAAAAACAAGCGGGATATCCTGGGCTCCGATTGGGAGGATTACGATTACCTCAGACAGGAAACCTTCAAGGGTGCCCTCAACCGCTATCCGGACCTTTCGGCAGAGATCAGCACAAGAATAGAGAAAGAACTGGAGCTTATCCAACAAAAAGGCTTTGTCTCTTATTTTCTCATCAATTATGATATAGTCAACTACGCCCATAGCAAAAATTTCTATCATGTGGGACGCGGCAGCGGGGCCAACAGTATTGTCGCCTACTGCCTCTACATCACCGATGTGGATCCGATTGAGCTGGACCTGTACTTTGAGCGCTTTATCAACTTATACAGAGAGAATCCTCCGGATTTTGATATTGACTTCAGTTGGACGGACAGGGACGAGGTAGTCAAGTATATTTTTGGGAAATACAACAAAGGGGAGCAGGAGCATGTCGCTCTCTTAGGATCTTACAGTACCTTTCAGTCTAACTCTATGCTTCGCGAACTCGGTAAAGTTTTTGGCCTTCCCAAAACCGAAATTGAGTCCCTGATCTTTCATGTCGGTAAGTCAGACTATGTTCCTGACCAGTATGGGAAGCTGATTCTCAAATACAGTCAGGTACTTCACGGCATGCCTTCCCACCTGACTATCCATGCATGTGGGGTGCTGATTTCCCACAAACCCATCCACTACTATACTTCCACAGAAATGCCTCCCAAAGGATTTCCTCTGGCACATATCGATATGCATACAGCAGAGGAGATCGGTCTGCATAAATTTGATATCCTTTCTCAGCGTGGTCTTGGTCATATCAAAACCGCCATTGAGATCATCTACCAAAACCAGGGGGTGAAAGTGGATATCCGACAGGTGGAAAAGTTCAAGAAAGATCCCAAAATCAAGGAACATTTACGCGAAGGACATACCATAGGCGCTTTTTATGTGGAGTCACCTGCCATGCGGATGCTGCTGGCCAAGATGAAGGCAGATGAATATTTGGAGCTGGTAGCAGCCAGTTCTATCATCCGTCCCGGTGTAGCCCGCTCGGGGATGATGCGGGAATATATCCTGAGGCATGTGGATCCGGAAAGGCGCAAGCAGGCTCATCCTGTGATGATGGATATCATGCCTGAAACCTACGGCATCATGGTCTATCAGGAAGACGTGATCAAAGTGGCCCATTACTTTGCCGAACTTTCGCTGAGCGAAGCAGATGTACTCCGACGCGGTATGAGTGGGAAATCCCGCTCCAAAGATGAATTTCAAAGGGTAAAAGACCAGTTTTTTGCAAACTGTAATAGACTGGGACGTGACCCCCGGATCACAGCAGAAGTATGGCATCAGATTGAGAGTTTTGCGGGCTATTCCTTTGCCAAGGGACACTCGGCTTCCTTTGCAGTAGAGAGTTATCAGAGTCTGTACCTCAAAGCCTATTTTCCATTGGAGTTTATGGTCGGAGTGATCAACAACTTCGGGGGCTTTTACCATACCGAATTCTATGTCCATGAACTCCGCATGAACGGGGCCGATATCCAGGCTCCCCATATCAATGAGAGCGACTACCTGACCAATATCAAAGGCAAGACCGTATATCTGGGTTTTATCCACTTGAAGTATTTGGAGAAGGCGACTACTGAAAAAATCCTGAGCGAGCGTAGAGTCAATGGCTTATTTGCGGGTTTGTCCGACTTTATCGCCAGGGTGGACATCAGTTTGGAGCAGGTGCTGATCCTGATCCGTATCGCTTGTTTCCGCTTTACGGGAAAGAGTAAGCAGGAACTGCTTTGGGAAGCACATTTTATTCTCAATAAGCGGAAGGCAGTGGCCACAGGCAATGAACTTTTCCGGCAGGCCGGTTTCCGGGAGCTGAAAGTACCCGAACTGGAAGAGTCTGACGTAAGGCAGGAGATTGTGGATCAGATAGATATTCTGGAGTTTCCCTTGGATTCCCCATTTCACCTCGTCAAAGACCAGACTATACCCAGTATCAAGGCGAAGGAACTGAGACAGTATTTGGGAAAAACTGTACAGATCATCGGTTACCTCGTCACGATCAAGTACACCAGGACGGTAAAGGGTGATGTGATGAACTTCGGTACTTTTATCGATAGGGAAGGAGACTGGATAGATACCGTGCATTTTCCTCCGGTAGTCAAAAAACACCCCTTCAAAGGCCGCGGCATCTACCTGATCAAAGGCAAGATCACGCAGGAGTTTGACTTCTATAGTGTTGAAGTCAGTAGCTGCGAGAGGATGGAATATTGGAATGCAGGGGAGGGCTGA
- a CDS encoding mechanosensitive ion channel family protein, translating into MESWIEYLNDIVEYEVRWNIYKTVLIILILWLIKKGAYKLIGIGKEKDLKRVYHWRKTIQYSIAFIGLLLIGNIWISNFQSITTFLGLLSAGIAIALKDIFVNIAGWIFIYWKKPFDVGDRIQIGEFKGDVVDLRLMQFSILEVGNWVDAEQSTGRIVHVPNGKVFMDAQANYSQGFDYIWNEQHINISLDSDYKKAQVLLKELLNDMFKPDFKSIEIALRRAQKEHFISFSQFTPTVYAKIHERGIQLSLRYLCNPRKRRVFEHKVTEAILDTFKGEKDIRIVYPITSIYLEKGMGEGNTKA; encoded by the coding sequence ATGGAAAGCTGGATTGAATACCTCAATGATATAGTCGAGTACGAAGTCAGATGGAATATTTATAAAACCGTCCTGATTATTTTGATTTTGTGGCTGATCAAAAAAGGAGCATATAAGCTGATCGGAATCGGCAAAGAAAAGGATCTGAAGCGGGTCTACCATTGGAGGAAAACCATACAGTACAGTATTGCTTTTATTGGCTTGCTTTTGATAGGTAATATTTGGATCAGTAATTTTCAGTCAATCACGACTTTTCTGGGACTCTTATCCGCAGGTATTGCGATTGCGCTCAAAGATATATTTGTCAATATAGCCGGCTGGATTTTTATCTATTGGAAAAAACCATTTGATGTGGGCGATAGAATCCAGATAGGCGAATTTAAAGGTGATGTAGTGGATCTTCGACTGATGCAGTTCAGTATTTTGGAAGTGGGCAATTGGGTGGATGCAGAACAAAGCACAGGAAGGATTGTCCATGTACCAAATGGTAAGGTTTTTATGGATGCCCAGGCCAACTATAGTCAAGGGTTTGATTATATCTGGAACGAGCAGCATATCAATATCAGCTTGGACTCGGATTATAAAAAAGCACAGGTCCTTTTAAAGGAATTGTTGAATGATATGTTTAAACCTGATTTCAAGAGTATTGAAATTGCTCTAAGGCGGGCTCAAAAGGAACATTTTATTTCTTTTAGTCAATTTACACCGACTGTTTATGCAAAGATTCATGAAAGGGGCATACAGCTATCATTGAGATACCTCTGTAATCCAAGAAAGCGACGGGTCTTTGAACATAAAGTAACCGAAGCTATCCTGGACACTTTCAAGGGTGAAAAAGATATCAGAATTGTTTATCCTATTACTTCCATATACTTGGAAAAAGGGATGGGGGAAGGAAATACAAAAGCTTAA
- a CDS encoding carboxypeptidase-like regulatory domain-containing protein, with the protein MISFFGLFFFGIQDSFAQDQKERKVIQLSGIILNADSTDAVPGVNVYVPKKGRGTSSGRYGYFSLPVLEGDSVVFSFIGLERQVFNVPENVEEDRISLILTMQVDEIALAEIEVMPYPTEEEFKRAVLAMNYEAPMTIDSRGNMSPETLLRWAEGMPASGNENMRYFQQGQIMQIQDRYGPRPFTLVDPFAWSKFIQSIKRGDLKKRD; encoded by the coding sequence CTGATATCATTTTTCGGACTTTTCTTCTTCGGAATTCAGGATTCATTTGCCCAGGATCAAAAAGAAAGAAAAGTCATCCAACTTTCGGGTATTATTCTGAATGCTGACAGTACTGATGCCGTTCCCGGGGTCAATGTTTACGTTCCCAAGAAAGGTCGTGGCACTAGCAGTGGGCGATATGGTTATTTCTCTCTACCGGTTTTGGAAGGAGACAGTGTGGTTTTTAGTTTTATTGGATTGGAAAGGCAGGTATTTAATGTGCCGGAAAATGTAGAGGAAGACAGAATCAGTCTTATCCTTACCATGCAGGTGGATGAAATTGCTTTGGCAGAAATTGAAGTCATGCCCTACCCAACGGAAGAAGAATTCAAGAGGGCCGTATTGGCCATGAATTATGAAGCTCCAATGACTATAGATTCAAGAGGAAATATGAGTCCTGAAACATTGCTAAGATGGGCAGAAGGAATGCCTGCTTCCGGCAATGAAAATATGCGTTATTTTCAACAGGGACAGATTATGCAGATACAGGACCGATATGGGCCTAGACCATTTACTCTTGTGGATCCATTTGCCTGGTCAAAATTCATTCAGTCAATCAAGAGGGGTGATTTGAAAAAGCGCGATTAA
- a CDS encoding ArsR/SmtB family transcription factor: MRLKNISLSYGMRIFKALSEEPRVRILHLLQQNKELSISDLEHILDFTQTKTSRHLIYLKNSGLLGSRRVDQWIFYYILEEAQEIIQQIFKFIQKDANLIKDQEVYQILHSNRELAINKIQNNPYRK, from the coding sequence ATGCGACTTAAAAATATCAGTTTGAGCTATGGGATGAGGATTTTCAAAGCTTTATCAGAAGAGCCTAGGGTCAGAATTCTCCACTTGTTGCAACAAAATAAAGAGCTTTCAATTTCAGACTTGGAACATATTTTGGATTTTACCCAGACCAAAACAAGCAGACATCTCATTTATCTCAAAAATTCAGGATTGTTGGGGAGTCGCAGGGTGGACCAATGGATTTTTTATTATATTCTCGAGGAGGCACAGGAAATCATTCAGCAGATTTTTAAGTTTATTCAGAAGGATGCCAACCTTATCAAGGATCAGGAAGTTTACCAGATACTCCATTCCAATAGGGAGCTTGCCATCAATAAAATACAGAATAATCCCTACCGAAAATAA
- a CDS encoding YjjG family noncanonical pyrimidine nucleotidase, producing MKTYQHLFFDLDHTLWDYDKNVQESLSELFEIFQLQNFGILDFKTFLDAFYQVNFKLWAMYDVGKLDKIRLREVRFKLIFEKAGARDNAVPKEMEDDFMHRTSSKPHLLPYSKEILDYLRPNYRMHIITNGFNESQALKMKSSGLTPYFDFVVTSETTGHKKPDPRIFKYLLDKLSVNATDCIMIGDNPNSDILGAIRSNIDQVFFDPHEKGIDHKPTHTIRHLKELEGIF from the coding sequence TTGAAAACATACCAACACCTCTTCTTCGACCTGGACCATACCCTTTGGGATTATGATAAAAACGTGCAGGAATCACTTTCCGAACTTTTTGAAATTTTCCAACTTCAAAATTTCGGGATCTTGGATTTTAAAACATTTTTGGATGCATTTTACCAGGTCAATTTTAAATTATGGGCTATGTATGATGTGGGTAAACTTGATAAAATCAGGCTAAGAGAAGTCCGATTTAAACTCATTTTCGAAAAAGCCGGAGCTAGGGATAATGCTGTCCCCAAAGAAATGGAAGATGACTTTATGCATAGGACATCTTCCAAGCCACATTTGCTCCCCTATTCCAAAGAGATTTTGGACTATCTCAGGCCCAATTATCGGATGCATATCATCACCAATGGTTTCAACGAAAGTCAGGCCCTGAAGATGAAATCTTCCGGGCTTACTCCCTACTTTGATTTTGTAGTTACTTCCGAGACAACGGGACATAAAAAACCCGATCCCCGGATTTTCAAATATCTTTTGGACAAATTATCCGTGAATGCCACGGATTGCATTATGATAGGCGACAATCCTAATTCTGATATTCTGGGTGCTATCAGATCCAATATAGATCAGGTTTTTTTTGACCCACATGAAAAAGGAATAGACCATAAGCCTACCCATACCATTAGGCATTTAAAGGAACTGGAAGGGATTTTTTGA